TCTGGGCACGCCGGCGATCACCACGCGCGGTTACAAGGAACAAGACAGCATCGACCTGGCCAACTGGATCGCCGACGTGCTGGACGCCCCGAGCGACGAAGCCGTGCTGGCCAAGGTGGGCGAGGCGGTGACCGCGCAGTGCAAGAAATATCCGGTGTATGGCTGAGGTGCCGGGAGTGGTGATTCGGGATTCGGGATGGGTGAGCAGCCGGCCCGCTATGCTGCGTCTGCCAATCCCCAATCTCCATTCCCCAATCCCGGCGCCCTGATGCACTGCCCCTTCTGCCAGCACGACGACACCCGCGTGATCGATTCGCGCGTGTCCGAAGACGGAACGACGATTCGTCGGCGCCGTGAGTGCGAGGCGTGCGGTGAGCGTTTCAGCACGTTGGAAACGATCGAACTGAAGCTGCCCAGCGTGGTCAAGAGCGACGGTGGGCGCGAGGCGTTCGACGCGCGCAAGCTGCGCACCAGTTTCGACCGCGCGCTGCAGAAACGGCCGGTGGCCGAGGAGCAGATCGAGGCGGCGGTGCGCTCGGTCGTGCACCAGTTGCGCATGTCCGGCGAGCGCGAGGTGGGTTCGTTGCGGGTAGGCGAATACGTGATGGTCGAGCTGCGCAAGCTCGATCATGTCGGCTATGTGCGGTTCGCGTCGGTCTACCGCAGCTTTCAGGATGTGGCTGACTTTCGCGAAGAAATCGAAAAGCTCGAACGCGAGCTTCCGGTCGGCAGCGAGCAGCTGCCGTTGCTGGAAGCGGCGCTGGAACGTGCCGGCAAACCCGGCAAGCGCTGAGCGCAGTGCGCATCGCCTGCGTGGCGGACACGCCGCAGCATCTGCTGGCCATTGCGCAGGCGCACCTGCAGGCGTTCGGCGCGTTGTTGCCCGACTGGACCTTGGACCAGGCGCTGGACGAATTGCGCAGTCACACGCGCGACGACGTCATTCCCGCCAGCTGGATCGCGCTCGATCGCTCGCGCTGGCTCGGTTCGATCAGCCTGCTGGACACCGACGACGCCCGTCTCGGGCCATGGTCGCCCTGGCTGGCATCGCTGTACGTGCAGCCGCAGGCGCGCGGGCAGGGCATTGGCGAGGCCTTGGTGGCGCACTGCGTGCAGGCCGCTGCACGCGCGAAGGTGCCGCTGCTGTATCTGTATTGCCAGCCGGCGCTGGTGCCGTTCTACCAACGCCTGGGATGGCAGATGCACACCGCGCTTGTGTTGGGGCCGATGCAGATCGTGGTGATGTGCATCGTGCCGGGCCTGTCTGCGCAATGACTGCGCTGGTCGCCAGAGCCGATGCACGTGTGGCCGGGCCTGACTCCCATCGCATGGACATGAGCAAGCTCGCCGGCCATGTCGTGACTCAGGTGTCGGCAGGGGCAGGCCGAGCGCGTCGACAAACTGCGCCGTCGTGCCAACGGCGTGCCCGGCTGCGATCGTCAACAAGGAGTGTCAGCATGTGGCCACCGGTCACGATGCGCCGATGGCAGGGCATGGCTTTGAGACTCCTGCCTGGCCAGGACGCGGCGAACGAGGGCGTTATGAGCAGCGCTGACATCAACCGTCACCACCGTGCAGACGCGCAGCTGCAGATCGCATCCGCCATGACCTGCAAGGCGCAGCACAGACTCAAGGATCCAACCTGATGCAGACCGTAAGTGCGACTGCCGAGGACCACCGCTGGATGGCGCAAGCCCTGCGCCTGGCCGAGCACGGTGCCTACACCACGCGACCGAACCCGATGGTGGGCTGCGTGATCGTGCGCGATGGTGTCTGTGTGGGCGAAGGCTTCCATCAACGTGCTGGCGGTCCGCACGCCGAAGTCTTCGCGTTGCGGGCTGCCGGTGCGCAGGCGCGTGGGGCCACCGCCTATGTCACCCTGGAGCCATGCGCGCATTACGGGCGTACGCCCCCCTGCGCCTTGGCCTTGATCGAGGCTGGCGTGGCACGTGTGGTGGCCGCCATGGCCGACCCATTTCCGCAGGTCAACGGCGGTGGATTTGCGCTGCTGCGTGAAGCAGGAATCGAGGTGGTCAGCGGGGTGCTGCAGGCGCAGGCACGCGCGCTCAATCGCGGCTTTCTATCGCGGGTGGAGCGGGGCAGGCCGTGGTTGCGGGTCAAGCTGGGCGCCAGCCTGGATGGACGCACTGCGCTGGCCAGTGGCCAGGCCAAATGGATCACCGGCAGCGACGCGCGTGCCGATGTGCAGCGCTGGCGCGCACGCGCCGGCGCGATCCTGACCGGTGCCGGCACGGTGCTGGCCGACGATCCGTCGATGACGGTACGGCTGGGCGACGATAGGCCGTTCGTGCCGCCGCTGCGGGTCGTCCTGGACGCCGGCCTGCGCACGCTTGCGTGCACCGCCATCCGCCAGGGCGACGCGCCGACGCTCTACATGCATGGCGAGGGGAGGATGCCGCCGCCGCTCGAAGCTGCCGAGTTCGTCGGCTTGCCGTTGCACGACGGCCGTCTCGATCTGACGGCCGTACTGGCCGTGCTTGCCGAACGCGGCATCAACGAGGTGCATGCAGAGGCCGGCGCCACCCTGAGTGGCGCACTCCTGCAGGCCGGGCTGGTGGATGAAATAGTGGTCTACCTGGCGCCAGTGTTGTTGGGCGATAGCGCACGGCCGCTGGTGGCGGGCCTGGACATCCAGACGCTGGCACAGCGCCAGCAGCTGCACTTGCTTGACGTTCGTCAGTTGGGTCAGGACCTGCGCCTGCGCTATACGCCAGTGACGGCTGCTTGATCCCCCGACCAAGCGCTGTTCGATCCACGCAGCTGGGGCGCGTAACGCATGGTGTTACTGCCTGTGCCAAGCCGATGATGCGAATGGCCGAGAGGCGTGCCACGCAATTCAAGCGTGCCGGTGCGGTCCCGCGCGCCGGATGTCGTTCGGCTTGCGTGCGCACTGGCCTGCTGCATACATGGTGCGTCGCGCTGCGCAATCACACGCACTGACGCAGCACTTCGCAAGGGGACGAGCTGCATACGTGCACTCTTCAGTGCGTGCCGATTGCCCTGGTCCGGCTGTGGCAACGCGCATCCTGCCACTAAAAAGGCCCCGCAAGCGGGGCCCTTGTAACGCACTGATGCGATCGATCAGAAGCTTGCGCGCACGCCGACCTTGTACTGGTTGGCGTTGTCGATGAACTCGACTTCGCCGACCAGGCCCCAGGTGGTGGTGAAGTTCACCTGGCCGCCCAGGGTGCCGACGAACTCGCCTTCGTCCACGTCGCTGCCATCGATGTAACCTGCCTTGACCCACGCTTCGGTGCGCGGCGAGGGCTTGCCGCGCAGGCCGAGGTTGGCGAAACCCAGGTTGGTCGAATCGGAGGAGCTGGCCAGGCTGCGGCCGCCCTGACGCACGTCGAACTCGCCCTTGTTGCGCAGGACGCTGATGTCGGCGGTGAAATCCACGCGCTCGGTCATTTCCTGGCGGTAGCCGATCCCGAGGTGGGCCTGCTGCACGGTGGCGTCCAGAGTGACACCCGGAACCAATGCATAGTCGTTGGTGGCGCGCTGGTAACCGGCAACCACGTAGACCGGCTGAGCGATCTGCCAGGAACCACGCACGTAGCCGCCGTCGACATCGTCGGACGAGCCGTTGACGGTGATGTCGGTACGACTCCAGCCGCCTTCGACATAGCTGTAGCGCAGGCCTTCGGCCGAGGCGGCAATCGGTGCGGCGGCGAACAGGGCAGCCAGGATAAGGGTGTTACGCATGGATACTTCTCTCCAAATGGTGTCCGTGTCTCCATCCCAGGGCGGGACGAATGGGCGACGTCTCCCGTCGCGGCGCGAAACTTAACAAGAATTTCACAATGTTGGCTATGGGGAATTTCCTGACATGACGCAGCGTGTCGCCAGCCATGGCCTTCAGACAGCCAAGGGCAGAACAGGCGCTGTTAGACTTGCCGAGCCGGTTCGCCGGCACTTACGAACGTCTTCAGGGCGGGGTGCGATTCCCCACCGGCGGTAGGCACGTGCGAGCGTGCGAGCCCGCGAGCGCTTCGCTGCCGACCCGCCCCGTGCGGACGCGGGGGCGAAGGTCAGCAGATCCGGTCCAATGCCGGAGCCGACGGTATAGTCCGGATGAAAGAAGACGGCCAACGCGCAGCCCTCGCGGTTGCGCGCGCGCCCGTTTGCTTTGCCTTGTGGCGTTTTTCGCTCAACCTCTGCGAGAAACGACTATGTCTTTGCATCACCCGCTGCGCTGTAGTTCACCTGTCCACTGCCCGACTCCTGCGCAGCGCTCGCTGCAGAAGGGGGCGCACTGATGTTCACCGGAATCATCGAGGGCGTCGGCCGTCTGGCCGCGCGCCAGCCGCAGGGCGGCGATGTGCGCTTCACCTTTGCCACCGGCAGCCTGCCGTTCGATGCCGTGCAGCTGGGCGAGAGCATCGCGGTCAATGGCGTGTGCCTGACCGTGATCGGGTTCGACGCGACCCGCTTCCAGGCCGATGCGTCCACCGAAACCCTGTCGCTGACCACGCTGGGTGCGTTGCCCGAAGGCGCGGTGATCAATCTCGAACGCGCGATGCGCCCTACCGACCGGCTTGGCGGTCATCTGGTCAGCGGGCATGTCGATGGCGTGGGCCAGGTGCACTCTGTCCATGACGACGCCCGCGCGCAGCGCTGGCGCTTTGCAGCACCGCCCGAGGTGCTGCGCTATGTCGCCAAGAAGGGGTCGATCTGCGTCGACGGCGTCAGCCTGACCGTCAACGCCGTGGACGATGCCGGCTTCGAGGTCGCGCTGATCCCGCATACCGTGGCAAACACGGCGTTTTCCGCAACGGCGGTGGGGGCGGCGGTGAATCTGGAAATCGACCTGGTGGCGCGTTATGTCGAACGCCTGCTCGGCACGCGGGGTGCGGCATGAATTTCGCACCGGTTCCCGAGCTGATCGAAGAGTTGCGTGCCGGGCGCATGGTAGTGATCGTCGATGACGAAGACCGCGAAAACGAGGGCGATCTGATCATGGCCGCCGAGTTGGTCAAGCCGTCGGACATCAACTTCATGGTCACCCATGCGCGCGGCCTGGTGTGCCTGTCGCTGACCCGCGAGCGTTGCGCGCAGCTCGGCCTGGCGCCGATGGTGCGCAACAACACCGCGCAGTTCCAGACCAACTTCACCGTCAGCATCGAAGCGGCCGAAGGCGTGACCACCGGCATCTCCGCCTACGACCGCGCACACACCGTGCGCACCGCGGTACGTCCGGATGCCAAGCCGCAGGATCTGAGCCAGCCGGGGCATATCTTCCCGCTGATCTCCCAGCCCGGCGGCGTGCTGACCCGTGCCGGTCACACAGAGGCGGCCAGCGACCTGCCGATGCTGGCCGGGCTGGAACCGGCCGGCGTGCTGGTGGAAGTGCTCAACCCGGACGGCAGCATGGCGCGGCGCCCGCAGCTGGAAGTGTTCGCGCGCGAGCATGGGCTGAAGATGGGCTCGATCGCCGACCTGATCGCCTACCGGCTGGCCAACGAGCACACCGTCGAGCGGGTGGACGCGCGCGAGATCAGCACCGAGTTTGGACCATTCCAACTGGTGACCTACCGCGATCGCATCGCCCACGACCTGCACTTCGCTCTGGTGCGCGGCACGGCCGATCCGCACACGCCCACGCTGGTGCGCGTGCAGGTGGAGAACCCGCTGGCCGACCTGCTGCACTGGCAGCGCGAGGATTTCGGCGTGGCGGCCACCGACGCCTTGCGCGCCATCGCTGCCGAAGGGCAGGGCGTGATGGTGGTGCTGTCGGCCCCGCGCGACAGCGAATCGTTGTTGGCGCGGTTGCGCCAGCAGCCTGAGGCCGCCACCAATGCCAAGGACGTCAGCCAGTGGCGGCGCAATGGCGCCGGCGCGCAGATCCTGGCCGAACTGGGCCTGGGCCAGCTGCGTGTGCTGGGGACACCGCGGCGTCAGGTCGGCCTGGCCGGCTTCGGACTGGAAGTGGTGGAGTACCTGGAATGCCATCCGGGCCAGGGCCTGCGCTCGGTGCCGCCGGACGCGGTGCCGTAACCGATGGGCCGGTGCCGCGCCATGGCGTGGCACTGGTGCAGTCTGGCCGCCGATGCGCCGGCCGCAGTGCAGTCGCAGGCGGTGCCCGGGCCTCCGGTCGCCGCCTGCCTATCGCCTGCCCATACTGCGTTGGCGCCAAGCGCCCGGCGCCAAAGCCGGGCCTGCTTTGCCGGGCCACGCCGTGCCGGTGCCCGCCGGGGCTGACCCCGGCAGCTGTTAAACTTCCCGCCCCCTCGAGTTGCCGACCCGCATGACCCACTACGAAGGCGATCTTCGCCCCACCACCGCGCGCTTTGCGATCATCGCCAGCCGCTGGAATGCCCGCATCACCGACGTGCTGGTTGCCGGCGCACGCCAGAGCCTGGCCGGCAACGGCATTGGCGAGGACGCCATCGACGTGATTCGCGTGCCTGGCGCCTGGGAAATCCCGATCGCCGCCAACCGCGTGGCGCAGGCCGGCCAGCATGGCGCGATCATCGCGCTGGGCTGCGTGATTCGTGGCGATACCCGCCATTACGAACACGTGGCCGACCTGTGCGCCGAAGGCCTGATGAGCGTGCAGCTGCAGACCGGTGTGCCGGTGCTCAACGGCGTGCTGGCGGTCGAGCGCGTGGAAGATGCCGAGGCGCGTGCCGGCGGGAGCCATGGCAACAAGGGTGAGGAATGCGCGCTTGCCGCGCTGGAACTGGTGAATTTGATGGAGTTGTTGCCATGAGCAAGTCCGGTGGACATGCACGCCACGGCCGTCGCGACGGCATCGACCCGGTGCTGCGTTCGCGCGCGCGCCGCCGCGCCCTGCAGGCGGTGTATGCCTGGCAGATCTCCGGCGGCTTCGCCAAGCAGGTGATTGCCCAGTTCGCGCATGAGCAGGCGCACGAAGTGGCCGATCTGGCGTATTTCGAGAGCCTGGTCGATGGCGTGATCGCCAACCGTGCCGAACTGGATACCGCGCTGACGCCGTATCTGGACCGCGGCGTGGAAGAAGTCGATGCGATCGAGCGCGCGGTGCTGCGCCTGGCCGCCTACGAGCTGTTGTACCGGCAGGACGTGCCGTATCGCGTGGTCATCAACGAAGCGATCGAAACCGCCAAGCGCTTCGGCTCCGAACATGGCCACACCTATGTCAATGGCGTGCTGGATCGCGCCGCGGTGGAGTGGCGCAAGGTGGAGTCGGGCGCCTGAGGCGCCGAGATTCGGCATTCGTGATTCGGGATTGGCAGCGAGCGCCGGTCCCGCTGATGCAAGGTGCGAGCGCCTTCGCTTGAGTGACGCAGCCTTGAGTTGATCCACCACGTCTGCGCTGTCGCATCCTTCGATAGGACGGCTGGCCAGCTGTCGTGTCGCACCTCGCACCGCCTGCTGTTACCAATCCCGAATGCCAAATCCCCACTCCCGGCCCTTCACATGCCCGAATTCGATCTGATCGCCCGTCTGCGCGCCCGTATTGCGGCGCGTGCCGATGTGCCGTTGGGTATTGGCGACGATGCGGCACTGTTGCAGCCGCCGGCCGGCGAGCAGTTGGCGATCACCGCCGATACGCTCAATGCCGGGGTGCATTTCCCGCGTCAGACGCTGGCTGCCGATGTCGGCTGGAAGACCTTGGCGGTGAACTTGTCTGATCTGGCGGCCATGGGCGCGCAGCCGCGCTGGTGCACCTTGTCGCTGTCGCTGCCCAGCGACGATCTGGCCTGGGTGGACGGGTTTGCCGATGGCTTCTTTGCGCTGGCCGATGCGCACGACATCGCCCTGGTCGGTGGCGACACCACGCGTGGGCCGTTGTCGTGCGCGGTGACCGCGATCGGCAGCGTGCCGCCGGGCGCGGCGTTGCGTCGCGATGGCGCGCGCGTGGGCGATGACGTGTGGGTCACCGGGTCACCAGGCGAAGCCGCAGCGGCATTGTCACTGTGGCAGGCCGGCCGGCTGGATGTCACGCAGGTAGCGGCGGATGCCGTGCATGAAACCTGGCGCGGCCGTCTGCTGCGCCCGCAGCCACGTGTGCAGGCCGGCTTGCGTCTGCGCGGGCTTGCGCATGCCTGCGTGGATGTCTCGGACGGTCTGCTGGCCGATCTGGGCCATCTGTGCGAGCGCAGCGGTGTGGGCGCGCAGATCCTGTCAACGGCGCTGCCGCCGCTGCCGCGCGATGCCGACATCGATGCGCTCACCTGCCTGGGATGGCAGCTCGGCGGTGGCGACGATTACGAGCTGTGCTTCACCGCCGCCCCGCCGCATCGCGATGCAGTGGAGCAGGCAATGGCGTTTGCCGGCGTGGCCGCAACGCGCATCGGCCGCATCGTGGCCGCACCGGGCGTGGTGGTGCATGACGCCGACGGCAATCCCTGGCATCCACCGCAGCGCGGGTATCAGCATTTCGTTGGCTGATGCGTGGGTTGGAGCGTGTGCAGGGGGTGCTGAGACGGCGCAGCGAAGCGGATCGCTGGGCGCGCGTCAGTTGGGCGCTAGTGTCTTGCTTGACCTCGGGTTGATGTTGCATCTGGAAACGACGAATGTTGCCGGCGGCCCTCATCCGCCCTTCGGGCACCTTCTCCCGCAAGCGGGAGAAGGCAGCGTGCTCGCGTAAGTCCGCCAGTCCTGCGCGATGAGTACATGTCGGCGGAGTTAGGCGCGAGTCCTGAATCCCGCCTCCCGATTCCCGATTCCCGATGGGCGGCGGTACAGCAGGGCAGCACGCGGCTGGCTCTCTCCGCGCCAACGGGTCTGCTCAGCCCCACCGGTGGCCTGATCGGCGGCAGCGCCAGCGGATGGCAATCGCGCATCGCCACCGATGTGCCCACTCTGGCCGACTCCGGCGTGGTGCTGGTCAGCGGCCTGCTGCAGGGCATCGGCTTGCCGGTGACCACCTCGATTCCGCTGGTCAACCGCGCCGGTGCCGCAGTGTGGGTCGGCTCGCCATCGAGCGCTGCACGGCGCCTGGCCGGTAGCCCGTCGCTGCGCGTGACCGTGATGCCCAGTCAGTCGAACGTAAGTCTGTTTGCGTATCTGTACCGCATGGACGCGTTGGGCGTGGCGCAGTTGATCACGCATGCACCGTATTCGCTGCGCGCTGCCAGCCCCGGCCGTGCGGTGACGCTGGACTGGACGTTGCAGGCCGCTGCCGCCAAGATCCCGGCCGGACAGCGACTGGTGCTGGTCATCGATACCCGCGACGCGCGCTACACCGATGCCAGCGACGGCGGCGGCACAGTAACGTTCTCCTCGCCGGTCGCAACCCCATCGGTGTTGAACGTGCCGCTGCGCTGACGCTTCGGAGGCCTAAAGTTGCGGCCTTGCGCCGTTGCCGTAGGACGCCTGTCCGCCCACCATCGTGGGACATGCTGCAAGTGCGTCCTTGCGACGGCGAGCAGGTCAGGTCCCGCGCAGCCGGCGATTTATGCGGAATTTACGCGGTGGCCAACGCAGGTCCATAGCGACTTTACGCAGCCCGGGAAGACACTGCACGGGTTGGCGGAGCGGTTCCGCCGTGGACGATTCCCATGCATCCCTTGACCTGTCTGCTGCATCGGCGGCGCGCGCGCGGTGCGGCGGCGCTTTGCCCTGGTGTCATGCCCCAACTGCCTGAAGATGCGGGCGGTCTCACGATGTCGCGCGGTTGCGCGTCTTTCGGGGAGTGACCGACATGCCTGCCTGGTTGTCCCTGCTGTGCGGCGTGGCCGTACTCGTTGCCGCCGCGTACCTGCTGTACGTGGTGCTGCGGCCCGAAGACTTCTGATGCGAGTGCGCTGCAATGACTGACACCTTTCTTGTTTACGCGCTGGCCATCGTGCTGGCGTGGCCCGCGGGCCGGTACCTGGCCGCGGTGATGCGCGGTGCCCCGATGCGGGGCGATGGCGTGTTCGGGCTGATCGAACGGCCCCTGTACGCGCTGCTTGACACGCGCCCGCAGCAGGGCATGTCCTGGCGCGGTTATGCCATGGCGCTCCTGATCAGCAACCTGG
The window above is part of the Xanthomonas cassavae CFBP 4642 genome. Proteins encoded here:
- the nrdR gene encoding transcriptional regulator NrdR; this translates as MHCPFCQHDDTRVIDSRVSEDGTTIRRRRECEACGERFSTLETIELKLPSVVKSDGGREAFDARKLRTSFDRALQKRPVAEEQIEAAVRSVVHQLRMSGEREVGSLRVGEYVMVELRKLDHVGYVRFASVYRSFQDVADFREEIEKLERELPVGSEQLPLLEAALERAGKPGKR
- a CDS encoding GNAT family N-acetyltransferase, which gives rise to MSAVRIACVADTPQHLLAIAQAHLQAFGALLPDWTLDQALDELRSHTRDDVIPASWIALDRSRWLGSISLLDTDDARLGPWSPWLASLYVQPQARGQGIGEALVAHCVQAAARAKVPLLYLYCQPALVPFYQRLGWQMHTALVLGPMQIVVMCIVPGLSAQ
- the ribD gene encoding bifunctional diaminohydroxyphosphoribosylaminopyrimidine deaminase/5-amino-6-(5-phosphoribosylamino)uracil reductase RibD, translating into MQTVSATAEDHRWMAQALRLAEHGAYTTRPNPMVGCVIVRDGVCVGEGFHQRAGGPHAEVFALRAAGAQARGATAYVTLEPCAHYGRTPPCALALIEAGVARVVAAMADPFPQVNGGGFALLREAGIEVVSGVLQAQARALNRGFLSRVERGRPWLRVKLGASLDGRTALASGQAKWITGSDARADVQRWRARAGAILTGAGTVLADDPSMTVRLGDDRPFVPPLRVVLDAGLRTLACTAIRQGDAPTLYMHGEGRMPPPLEAAEFVGLPLHDGRLDLTAVLAVLAERGINEVHAEAGATLSGALLQAGLVDEIVVYLAPVLLGDSARPLVAGLDIQTLAQRQQLHLLDVRQLGQDLRLRYTPVTAA
- a CDS encoding riboflavin synthase — protein: MFTGIIEGVGRLAARQPQGGDVRFTFATGSLPFDAVQLGESIAVNGVCLTVIGFDATRFQADASTETLSLTTLGALPEGAVINLERAMRPTDRLGGHLVSGHVDGVGQVHSVHDDARAQRWRFAAPPEVLRYVAKKGSICVDGVSLTVNAVDDAGFEVALIPHTVANTAFSATAVGAAVNLEIDLVARYVERLLGTRGAA
- the ribB gene encoding 3,4-dihydroxy-2-butanone-4-phosphate synthase; this encodes MNFAPVPELIEELRAGRMVVIVDDEDRENEGDLIMAAELVKPSDINFMVTHARGLVCLSLTRERCAQLGLAPMVRNNTAQFQTNFTVSIEAAEGVTTGISAYDRAHTVRTAVRPDAKPQDLSQPGHIFPLISQPGGVLTRAGHTEAASDLPMLAGLEPAGVLVEVLNPDGSMARRPQLEVFAREHGLKMGSIADLIAYRLANEHTVERVDAREISTEFGPFQLVTYRDRIAHDLHFALVRGTADPHTPTLVRVQVENPLADLLHWQREDFGVAATDALRAIAAEGQGVMVVLSAPRDSESLLARLRQQPEAATNAKDVSQWRRNGAGAQILAELGLGQLRVLGTPRRQVGLAGFGLEVVEYLECHPGQGLRSVPPDAVP
- the ribH gene encoding 6,7-dimethyl-8-ribityllumazine synthase, which produces MTHYEGDLRPTTARFAIIASRWNARITDVLVAGARQSLAGNGIGEDAIDVIRVPGAWEIPIAANRVAQAGQHGAIIALGCVIRGDTRHYEHVADLCAEGLMSVQLQTGVPVLNGVLAVERVEDAEARAGGSHGNKGEECALAALELVNLMELLP
- the nusB gene encoding transcription antitermination factor NusB translates to MSKSGGHARHGRRDGIDPVLRSRARRRALQAVYAWQISGGFAKQVIAQFAHEQAHEVADLAYFESLVDGVIANRAELDTALTPYLDRGVEEVDAIERAVLRLAAYELLYRQDVPYRVVINEAIETAKRFGSEHGHTYVNGVLDRAAVEWRKVESGA
- the thiL gene encoding thiamine-phosphate kinase, giving the protein MPEFDLIARLRARIAARADVPLGIGDDAALLQPPAGEQLAITADTLNAGVHFPRQTLAADVGWKTLAVNLSDLAAMGAQPRWCTLSLSLPSDDLAWVDGFADGFFALADAHDIALVGGDTTRGPLSCAVTAIGSVPPGAALRRDGARVGDDVWVTGSPGEAAAALSLWQAGRLDVTQVAADAVHETWRGRLLRPQPRVQAGLRLRGLAHACVDVSDGLLADLGHLCERSGVGAQILSTALPPLPRDADIDALTCLGWQLGGGDDYELCFTAAPPHRDAVEQAMAFAGVAATRIGRIVAAPGVVVHDADGNPWHPPQRGYQHFVG
- a CDS encoding potassium-transporting ATPase subunit F, giving the protein MPAWLSLLCGVAVLVAAAYLLYVVLRPEDF